ACTCCAGTCAGAATATAATTCATACGTATGATACAGCTGGTTTGTATACTGTCAATCTTACTGTCAGTAATATCAATGGCACTGCTTCCGAAGTCAAGACGAATTATATCAATGTGACATCAGTTCCGATACTTCCGGTATCCGATTTCAGTGCTAATGTCACTGAAGGTATTGCACCACTTACTGTTTCATTCACTGATCTCTCAACCAATGCAAC
This DNA window, taken from Methanococcoides sp. AM1, encodes the following:
- a CDS encoding PKD domain-containing protein, encoding MHTYDTAGLYTVNLTVSNINGTASEVKTNYINVTSVPILPVSDFSANVTEGIAPLTVSFTDLSTNAT